One genomic window of Lepeophtheirus salmonis chromosome 5, UVic_Lsal_1.4, whole genome shotgun sequence includes the following:
- the LOC121118320 gene encoding uncharacterized protein, translated as MDTLNYNFISEYLADDLVYRLKGISAPQFDQSCSLIILASLSLQMIQSLCSKFSCQVWNIQENVKPSSLYKRMKFRDFWCEIFLIDDADLIPYIDCYDPKICSIVLMQKDIHGLLDMDAVLKTSQNRLLTPVILFSPTSNGDVQLSIWCPHCGTGLNKIGYWNNYGNYIVYQDPRYSLNIYSVCCDVLDSGPIRMGVLPPEEEHPMVHWGMEWYKGKYKIVQTGLVYAPFFYIAQKIGFDFEIVPYVEWGGYSEANNNWTGITKNMVYNDTIDFISYASLRSVINETSGNVADELEVYMGPFDVKEFVTIVCPRPRPLPKINNIIIPFSKNVWIGTFFSYFIVGGILSLVSCIYKSWRIHPEIKPAEKPLKWISRFEVSYGIPFGEGVPNKWIGPYSAFSIILTFWQLMAMVLILSYTCNLRSYLIVNPYERPIDSLEELKVSNYQFVVGLYEQIYAFADPYLRESMHYFLERDRLIIKDSQIFLPDVVKPDQCSVQHSTSSYYMNYKSVKKDGIPQFHVAQVPFNSPFVSWYFKKPNLISTKMRENVARVMDSGMAMRFYKDNVPPLYKVKEESKIEAQSLDEVIILFIFLAGISAVSVLLLIFEITLVYIQ; from the exons ATGGACACActcaattataactttatttctgAATATCTAGCGGATGATTTAGTTTATCGGCTCAAAGGGATATCAGCTCCTCAATTTGATCAATCTTGTAGTTTGATCATTTTAGCTTCCTTGAG TTTGCAAATGATTCAAAGTTTATGTAGTAAATTCTCATGTCAAGTTTGGAATATACAGGAAAATGTGAAACCCTCTTCACTCTATAAGCGCATGAAATTTAGGGACTTTTGGTGCgaaatttttcttattgatgATGCCGATCTTATCCCTTACATTGATTGCTATGATCCAAAAATATGTAGTATTGTCCTAATGCAG AAGGATATACATGGATTGTTAGATATGGACGCTGTTTTAAAGACATCACAGAATAGATTATTAACCCCTGTCATTCTTTTCTCTCCTACTTCTAATGGTGACGTTCAGTTGTCGATTTGGTGTCCACATTGTGGTACAGGTTTGAATAAAATTGGATATTGGAATAATTATGGGAATTACATAGTATACCAAGATCCCCGTTACTCACTCAACATATATAGTGTGTGCTGTGATGTTCTCGATTCTGGGCCTATTCGAATGGGTGTTTTACCTCCTGAAGAAGAACATCCCATGGTACATTGGGGGATGGAATG GTACAAagggaaatataaaattgttcaaaCAGGACTTGTTTATGCTCCTTTTTTCTACATAGCtcaaaaaattggatttgaTTTTGAGATAGTTCCCTATGTTGAATGGGGAGGCTACAGCGAAGCTAATAATAATTGGACGGGAATTACAAAAAACATGGTGTATAATGATACTATAGACTTCATTTCCTATGCCTCACTTCGCTCTGTCATTAATGAAACTAGTGGAAATGTTGCTGATGAACTTGAG GTGTACATGGGACCTTTTGATGTTAAAGAATTTGTTACTATTGTTTGCCCTCGTCCGAGGCCCTTaccaaagataaataatattatcatccctttttcaaaaaatgtctgGATAGGAaccttttttagttatttcattgTTGGAGGAATACTTAGCCTTGTGtcttgtatttataaaagttgGAGAATACACCCTGAg ATCAAACCAGCTGAAAAACCCCTGAAATGGATAAGTAGATTTGAAGTATCCTACGGGATACCATTTGGAGAAGGAGTTCCTAATAAATGGATAGGACCTTACTCTgcattttctataattttgactttttggCAGCTGATGGCCATGGTTCTAATTCTTTCATACACTTGTAACCtaag GTCATATCTCATTGTAAACCCGTATGAACGTCCCATAGATAGTCTTGAGGAGTTAAAAGTCTCAAATTATCAATTTGTCGTTGGGCTATACGAACAAATTTATGCCTTTGCTGACCCCTATTTGAGAGAATCTATGCACTACTTTCTAGAGAGGGATCGGTTAATCATCAAAGATAGTCAAATTTTCCTTCCAGATGTAGTGAAACCCGATCAATGTTCTGTTCAGCATTCAACATCAAGTTACTACATGAACtacaaaagtgtaaaaaaggaCGGCATCCCTCAATTCCATGTGGCCCAAGTACCATTTAATTCCCCGTTTGTGTCATGGTATTTTAAAAAACCCAATTTGATATCCACAAAAATGAGAGAGAATGTAGCAAGAGTTATGGACTCTGGGATGGCAATGCGTTTTTATAAGGATAATGTTCCTCCTCTTTATAag gTGAAGGAAGAGAGTAAAATTGAAGCTCAGAGTTTGGATGaagtcattattttatttatttttttagcaggaATTTCTGCTGTGTCCGTtctcttattaatttttgaaataactttggTATATATCCAATGA